In a genomic window of Bradyrhizobium sp. LLZ17:
- a CDS encoding maleylacetate reductase: MIGSFTFENLPCRVVFGSGTLASAKAEVERLGGTRALVLTTPQQEAQGARLGAALGPLYAGIFAGATMHTPVDVTERAIAAMKACNADCVVALGGGSTTGLGKALALRTGINQLCIPTTYAGSEMTPIVGQTENGLKTTVRDVAVLPETVIYDVDLTMTLPVGLAATSGINAIAHAVEALYARDTNPVTSLMAEEGIRALARALPAIAAKPDDREARSEALYGAWLCGVCLGTVGMALHHKLCHTLGGTFDLPHAETHTIVLPHALAYNAPAVPEAMVRISRAIGAANAAQGLYDLARRLGAKLALRDIGMPESGIHKAADLAVTNAYWNPRPLERNAIRDLIARAWAGEPPVAAKAVT, from the coding sequence ATGATCGGTTCGTTCACCTTTGAAAATCTGCCCTGCCGCGTCGTGTTCGGCAGCGGAACGCTTGCCTCGGCCAAGGCCGAGGTCGAGCGTCTCGGCGGCACACGCGCGCTGGTCCTGACCACGCCGCAGCAGGAGGCGCAGGGCGCCAGGCTCGGCGCCGCGCTGGGCCCGCTTTATGCCGGCATCTTCGCAGGCGCCACGATGCACACGCCGGTCGATGTGACCGAGCGGGCGATCGCGGCGATGAAGGCGTGCAATGCCGACTGCGTGGTTGCGCTCGGCGGCGGCTCGACGACCGGGCTCGGCAAGGCGCTCGCCTTGCGTACCGGAATCAACCAGCTCTGCATTCCCACCACTTATGCCGGCTCGGAGATGACGCCGATCGTCGGCCAGACCGAGAACGGCCTGAAGACCACGGTACGCGATGTGGCCGTGTTGCCAGAGACTGTGATCTACGACGTCGACCTGACGATGACGCTGCCCGTCGGCCTCGCCGCCACCTCCGGCATCAACGCCATCGCACACGCGGTGGAAGCGCTCTACGCCCGCGACACCAATCCCGTGACCTCGCTGATGGCGGAAGAAGGCATCCGCGCGCTGGCGCGCGCCCTGCCAGCCATTGCCGCCAAACCTGACGACCGCGAGGCCCGCAGCGAAGCGCTCTATGGCGCCTGGCTCTGCGGCGTGTGCCTCGGCACCGTCGGCATGGCGCTGCATCACAAGCTCTGCCACACCCTCGGCGGCACCTTCGACCTGCCGCATGCCGAGACTCACACCATCGTGCTGCCGCATGCGCTGGCCTACAACGCGCCCGCAGTGCCCGAGGCGATGGTGCGGATTTCGCGCGCGATCGGTGCGGCCAATGCGGCGCAAGGCCTGTACGATCTCGCCCGCCGCCTCGGAGCAAAGCTGGCGCTGCGCGACATCGGCATGCCCGAAAGCGGAATCCACAAGGCGGCCGACCTCGCCGTGACCAACGCCTACTGGAATCCGCGCCCGCTCGAGCGCAACGCCATCCGCGACCTGATCGCGCGTGCCTGGGCGGGCGAGCCGCCGGTCGCAGCCA